GATGAGATGCAGATCGGGCAGGAATTCGTCCATGGTCTACCCCGGGGAACGGTGGGTGGCGTCGGGATCGTCGTCGAGGAAATCGAGGGCCAGATCAGCCGCGGGAGCGGAATGGGTCAGTGAGCCCGCGGAGATGATATCGGGACCCAGGGCGGCCAGCTCCGCCAGGGAATCATAGTCCACGCCGCCGGAGACCTCGCTGAGCACCCCGGCCGTACGGCAGCGCTCCACGGCCCGGGCCAAGGTCTCGCCGCGCATGTTGTCCAGCAGACAGATCTCGGCTCCGGCGTCCAGGGCCGTCACCAGCTGCTCCAGGTCCGTCACCTCGACCTCGAGGCGCAGGCTGTGGGGCGCGGCGGTCCGGGCCGCCTCGACGGCCGGACGCACCCCGCCGGCGGCCAGCAGGTGGTTGTCCTTGATCAACACCCCGCCGGCCAGGTCGTGGCGGTGGTTACGGCCCCCGCCGGTGCGCACCGCGTACTTGTCCAGTTCGCGCCAGCCGGGCAGGGTCTTGCGGGTATCGACGAGGCGCGGCGGCCGCGGCGGGCGCCGGTCGGCGGGTGTACGCTCCCAGGCCTCGTTCAGCCGGGCGACCCAACGGGCGGTCAGCGTGGCCACGCCGCAGAGCCGGCCGAGGAAGTTCAGCGCCGTGCGCTCCGCCGTCAGCAGGGAGCGCGCCGGGCCCTCCACCCGGGCGATGAACCCGTCGGCGCCGGCTTCGGCGCCTTCGTCAGCCCGCTGCGTCAGCGAAATCGCCGGATCGACGGCGCTGAAGACCGCCGCGGCCACGGGCAGGCCGCAGACCACCAGATTCTCCCGGGCGACGATGACGCCCCGGGCGCGTCGCTGCGCCGGGACCGCGGCCAGGGTGGTGTAATCGGCGGCGCAGCGGTCCTCGTCGAGGGCCAGCTCGATCAGGCGGTGTATGCGGGGGGACGGGAGCACCCGACTACGCTCCAGGGTGTCGGAGGTCGTTTCATCGTCACGCGGCCGAACCGGGCGCGACAGCCGGGGCGAACCGAGCCGCCGCAGTCGAGCCGGAGCGGCCCGTCAGCGCGTAGTTAAAACCGCAAGGGATCACATACGATCATGGACCAATCAGGCTGCTGTTGGGGTAATCTAGCCTGCCGGGATCGTTTCTTTGGTTGAAGCTGAACGACCCTTCCCTGCTAAAGAGCCTGAAGGTGCGCTTTAAGACGCAGTGGTCGGATAATAGGCGGTGTTTGGCGTCGCCCCAGAAGTTCTCAAGGCCGTTGCTTGCCGCCAACCAGGGTCTTGTCATGATTGATGCGCCTGTGCGGAAGCCGTTGAGCGATAGCTTGTTACAGGCCTTCCAGCCGTCGGAGTAGACGTTCGAGTCCAGCTCGGCCTCCCGATCGGCGGCGATGCGCTAGTACTTGCCGAATGTATTGGGATGGATGCCGACCTTGTTGGCCGCTCGGGCCGTGGTTGCTTCAAGCCACAACAGCGCGGCGATCAATTCACGCTATTCTACGGCGCTCGCACTTCCGCCGCCCGTCACCTAACCTGTTGTTATAGCGATAGTTACACTTCGCGCAGGTGACGTGCCTGTCGGGATTACACTTTGAGCCGGCGGCCACAGCGCCTCCATTGCTCATGACGTGACGACAGCCCGTTAACTCTCGTGAAGACAAGATAATCACAACATATGACGACCCATGAGCGTTAGGGTATCCCAACCGCTTTTAGCGGATCTTTCGACCCTTAGCGCTTACGTGCCAACTATATCAATGTCACGGGCGAGGGTCAAGACGGGGCGAACCTTGGCCGATGACTGGTCATCGACCAGCCTGGGTGATATACTTTACCTAATAAAACCCAACCGTTGATGCAATCCCCGGCATGCCCGCCAAACCCCTCGTCGGGTGAATCGTCGGGACAATGAAAACGTCGATTCGCCAGACGTTCAGGGAGGTCGTGATGCGCCGCCTGCTCAAAACCGTCGGATCGTTGACCGCAGCGGTTATGTTGGTCGTCTCCGTCGGACCCGCCCTCGCCCAGGGGCGCGCCCTCGGCGAGGTCGTCGACGTCGTCGGCCGGGTAACCGTGACCCGCGGCGGAGTCACCGAGAAACTCGACCGCGGCGACGAGCTCTACACCAACGACATCGTCGAGGCCACCCGCAATTCGTCGGCCGAGATCCGCCTCGGCAACGGCCACCACGTCAAGCTCCGCGCCAACACCCGCGTGCGGATCGTCAACACCAGCACCAGCTTCGACCTCGAGGCCTACTACGGCGGGGTGCTGGCGGCCATCAACCGCAACGAGGCCGACGCCGACGGCTTCCGCGTCTCCAGCCGCAGCGCCTCGGGCGCCGTGCGTGGAACCCTGTTCGCCGCCGAGGTGGCCGAGGACGGCGCCACCACCTTCAAGGTCCTCTACGGTGAGGTCGAAACCGCCGACGCCGCCGGCGAAAGCAGCCTGCTGCTCGAGGAGGGCACCAAGACCACGGTCGAGCCCGGGGCCGTCGTCGGCGAACCCGTGGCGCTCAGCGCCGCCGAGATCTCCGAGCTCGAGGCCTGGGCCGGCTCCCTGCTGACCATGTCAGGTGTCGCCGCGGCCGGAGCCGCCGACGACGCCCTGACCACCCTGACCGAAGGACTCGAGACGGGTGGCGCAAGCGGGATCGGTGCCGGCGGTTCCTTCCCCTGGGTCATCGTCGGCGCCGTCGGCGTCGTCGGCATCACCGCCGCCGCCGTCTACTACGGCGCCGAGGACGAGGAGACCGACGACGGCTCCTACATCAACGTCGAGGTCTCCTGGTAGGCGGTCCGGTAGTCTTGCCGGGCTGAACAGCACACCCCGGTGGGCCAAACATGATCCGGAGAAAAGCACCTTGAACCCGGTCGGGTCTGCCTGAGTCATAAGCGCCGCCCGCCACCGCAAACCGCTGCTGTAGGGCCGGAAAACGACGGGATAACAACTGGTTACCAGCCGACCCGGGGCTGCCGGGTCCGGGAAATGACGCTGGCCAAATTCAAACCGATTAACAGAGCGCGGGTGCGCTGCGGCAGGTTAACGACGCCTTGTCCGCCGCTCGGCGCGGGTGGATGAGCTTCACGATCGATCGCCAAGCACGATCGATCGCCAAGGGTGAGGAGAGAGCGATGAAGAGGTACGGCCTGTTGCTGACGGCTTGTCTGGCGGCCCTGCTCGCCGGTTGCGACGTCGCCGGCGTCGAGACCTTCCGTCCCGCCGGGGTGGAGCTCGAGCTCGAGCTGGAGCCCGCCGGCGGCGCCGAGATCGATCAGGTCCGCGTCCGGATCACGGCGAGCGACATCGCCGAGGAGATCTGGGCCGAGTTGAGCGTGGGCGACGGTTCGGCCGCGGGTCGCGTCGAGTGCCCGGCCGGCTACAACCGCCTGATCGAGGTCGACGTCTACGACGCCGGGAGTGTGGCCTTCACCGCCGCCGGTCGGGTGGACCTCGCCGAGGAGGAGACGCGGACGGTCAGCCTTACCGCCGCCGCCGTCGACGATCCCCGCCTGCAGGTCCGGGGTCGTCGGGGCGCCTTCGGCGACCGCGACTGGCAGTACCGCCTGCCCACCGGCGTGGCCGCGGGCGGCGGCGGGGTCTACGCCGTCGATCCCGAGGCCGGCTCGCTGACGGGCTACGACGCCGAGGGCGCCGTGCTCTACAGCGTCGGCCCGAGCGAAGTGGACGGCTACGCCCCGGCCACGGTGACCTACCTGGCGGCGGCCGACACGGTCCTGGCGGCCGATCCCGTCAACGTCCGTCTCGACACCTTCTCCGCCGCCGACGGCGGCCACAGCGGCAGTTGGGAGCTCCCCGACGGTTTCGGCGAACCCGGCGGCTTGGCCTACTGGAGCGGGGAGCAGCGGGCCCTGGTCATCGACGGCACGAACAGCCGGCTGCACCTCTTCGACCTCGACGGCGCGCACCTGGACGACGAGTCTCTGGAGGACGGAGCCGGGCAGACCCTGGACAACCCCGTCGGCCTGGCGGTGCTGGAGGACGACGGTTACGGGATCATCCTGGCCGTCTCCGACGCCCTGGTCGGCGAGGTTTACCTCTACTACTACGACGGCGCCCTGGAACCCCTGGGCCGGGCGACGGGGGGCGATCTGCAGCAACCCCTCGGCTTGACCCGGGCGGGGGGCTACCTGATCGTCACCGACGCCACCAGCGCCGAGCTGGCCGTCTACGACTACCTCGACGGCGCGGCGACCCACCTCGGCGATTACGGCGCCCCCGGCGAGCGCCTGGGCGCCTTCACCCTGCCCTCGGGGGTGTCCTGGGGCGACGGTCTGCTGTGGATCGCCGACAGCGGCAACCACCGCCTGCAATACCTCGAATTGCCCGGACGATGAGCCTCCCGCTCGCTGAGCGACTGGCGGCCTTTCTGGACTACGCCGCCCGGGAACGGGAGTTGTCGCCCGCCACCATCGCCGCCTACCGGCGGGACCTGGCCGCCCTCGGACGCTACGCCGCCGGGGCGGCCAAACCGCATCCCCTCGAAACCGCCCGGCCCGAGGACCTGGTGAGTTTCCTGCGCTGGGAGCGCTCCCGGGGCCTCAGCGAGACGACGCTGCGCCGCCGGCTGGCCACTCTGCGCTCCTACCTGGCCTTTGCTGAAATCGAGGGCTATCCCGAAGCCCTGCTGCGTCCGCCCCGGCTGCCCGACCACGTCGACGTCAAGCCCCGGGACCTGGACCCGGCCGTCGTCGAGACTCTGCTGGCAACCGCCCGGCAGCGCGTCGACGATGTTCGTCGGCGGCTGGCCCGACGCGAGGCCGCCCTGCTGGCCGCCGTCGAGCTGCTGCGCCGGGGCCTGCTGCGACCCGCCCGGCTCCGACGGCTGCGAACCGCCGACCTCGTGGAAAACGGGCTGTACCTCGACGGCGGGCTTCTGCCCCTCGGGGAGGGGCTGACGGCCGCCCTGCGGCTGTCGGCCGCAGCGGACCCGCAGGGCCCGCTGCTGGCCCCCCTCGACGACCGGACCTTCCGCCGCGAGCTCCAAAAACTGCCCGGCCGGCCCACACCGACGAGCATCGTCGACGACCCCGACGACGGCCGTTGGGACGAATTCGTCGCCGAACTCCGCGGACGTCTGCGCCACCTGGCCCCTGACCTGGACCTCGGACCGGCCGCCGTGGTCCCCGCCCCGCCGGCCTACCGGATCGCCGTGCGCGACTGCGCCCTGCTGGAGCTGCTCTACGCCGCGGGGCTGCGCGTCAGTGAGGCTCTGGGGCTGGTCTGGCGGGCCGTCGAACTCGACGGCGCCTACCTGCGGGTCCGGGGCAAGGGCGGCCGCAACCGCGTCGTGCCCTTCGGCGAGGTGGCGGCCGGCTGGCTGCGCCGCCTGCGACGGCGGTCACCCGGGGCGACCGCCGAGGATCAAGTTTTCCGCACCGCCACGGGCCGGGCGCTGGACCGCCACGCCGTCTATCGACGACTGGGTCGTCTGGCCACCGCGGCGGGTCTCGAAGCTCCCGGACCCCACCAACTCCGGCACAGCTTCGCCACCCACCTGCTGGCCGGCGACGCCGGAGTGCGCCTGGTCAGCGAACTCCTCGGCCACCGACGCT
This window of the Candidatus Coatesbacteria bacterium genome carries:
- a CDS encoding tyrosine-type recombinase/integrase → MSLPLAERLAAFLDYAARERELSPATIAAYRRDLAALGRYAAGAAKPHPLETARPEDLVSFLRWERSRGLSETTLRRRLATLRSYLAFAEIEGYPEALLRPPRLPDHVDVKPRDLDPAVVETLLATARQRVDDVRRRLARREAALLAAVELLRRGLLRPARLRRLRTADLVENGLYLDGGLLPLGEGLTAALRLSAAADPQGPLLAPLDDRTFRRELQKLPGRPTPTSIVDDPDDGRWDEFVAELRGRLRHLAPDLDLGPAAVVPAPPAYRIAVRDCALLELLYAAGLRVSEALGLVWRAVELDGAYLRVRGKGGRNRVVPFGEVAAGWLRRLRRRSPGATAEDQVFRTATGRALDRHAVYRRLGRLATAAGLEAPGPHQLRHSFATHLLAGDAGVRLVSELLGHRRLSETQRYTRVEVKRLQQAHRRHPRARPNNSLPGE
- the nadC gene encoding carboxylating nicotinate-nucleotide diphosphorylase codes for the protein MLPSPRIHRLIELALDEDRCAADYTTLAAVPAQRRARGVIVARENLVVCGLPVAAAVFSAVDPAISLTQRADEGAEAGADGFIARVEGPARSLLTAERTALNFLGRLCGVATLTARWVARLNEAWERTPADRRPPRPPRLVDTRKTLPGWRELDKYAVRTGGGRNHRHDLAGGVLIKDNHLLAAGGVRPAVEAARTAAPHSLRLEVEVTDLEQLVTALDAGAEICLLDNMRGETLARAVERCRTAGVLSEVSGGVDYDSLAELAALGPDIISAGSLTHSAPAADLALDFLDDDPDATHRSPG